Proteins encoded in a region of the Streptomyces akebiae genome:
- a CDS encoding snapalysin family zinc-dependent metalloprotease has product MRIRTLTGGLTAALMVSLSLSLTGGQAAAAAPDAALAARVLTYDAAGSAEFRSAVDRGAAIWNESVGAVELRPAAAGQRANIRVLADNGWPRALPTTLGNGTVYIGRQAVDQGYDTIRISAHELGHILGLPDRKPGPCSSLMSGSTAGTACTNPYPNAAEKAEVEGNFGGLLVGRTPAKLPETIVD; this is encoded by the coding sequence ATGCGCATCCGTACGCTGACCGGCGGCCTGACAGCGGCCCTGATGGTGTCCCTGTCCCTGTCCCTCACCGGCGGCCAGGCCGCGGCCGCCGCTCCCGACGCGGCCCTGGCCGCCCGTGTCCTCACCTACGACGCGGCCGGGTCCGCGGAGTTCCGGAGTGCCGTCGACCGGGGCGCGGCGATCTGGAACGAGAGCGTCGGCGCCGTCGAGCTGCGGCCCGCGGCGGCCGGTCAACGCGCGAACATCCGGGTCCTCGCGGACAACGGCTGGCCGCGCGCCCTGCCCACGACCCTGGGCAACGGAACCGTCTACATCGGGCGCCAGGCCGTCGACCAGGGCTACGACACGATCAGGATCTCCGCCCACGAACTCGGTCACATCCTGGGCCTGCCCGACCGCAAGCCCGGACCGTGCTCCAGCCTGATGTCGGGCTCCACCGCCGGCACCGCGTGCACGAACCCGTATCCGAACGCGGCGGAGAAGGCGGAGGTCGAGGGCAACTTCGGTGGCCTGCTCGTCGGGCGGACCCCGGCGAAGCTCCCCGAAACGATCGTGGACTGA
- a CDS encoding protein kinase family protein: protein MSRAARLAAHRAVSAALARYGDRELRELVDAATPLGSGIGGTSALLDVAGRPVFVKQVRLTDLERRPEHARSTANLFGLPVHCQYGVGSVGGPGFGAWRELAVHTMTTNWVIAGDHDGFPLTHHWRVLPDAGRPLPEELADVERAVAYWGGGRGVRRRIEELRRSSASLTLFLEYVPHNLHDWLGDRIGAGGEAAERACAMVEEELEAGVSFMNDHGLLHFDAHFQNILTDGRRLYFADYGLSLASGFELTRNEAEFYDRHRTYDRCYAVTHLVNWLAVALYGYSPEERREFVRACARGVLPADLPETIAAILVRHAPVAAVMGEFYHRFRHESRATPYPLEALRRARHGDARGPGSDGWVRGS from the coding sequence ATGTCGCGTGCCGCTCGTCTGGCCGCGCACCGCGCCGTTTCCGCGGCGCTGGCGCGGTACGGTGATCGCGAACTGCGCGAGCTGGTCGACGCCGCCACGCCGCTCGGCTCCGGCATCGGCGGGACGTCGGCACTGCTGGATGTCGCCGGAAGACCGGTCTTCGTCAAGCAGGTGCGCCTGACCGATCTGGAGCGACGCCCGGAGCACGCCCGCTCCACGGCGAATCTCTTCGGACTGCCGGTCCACTGTCAGTACGGCGTCGGCAGCGTCGGTGGACCGGGGTTCGGGGCCTGGCGGGAGCTGGCCGTGCACACCATGACGACGAACTGGGTGATCGCGGGAGACCACGACGGCTTTCCCCTGACGCACCACTGGCGCGTCCTCCCCGACGCCGGCCGGCCGCTCCCCGAGGAACTGGCGGACGTGGAACGTGCCGTGGCCTACTGGGGAGGCGGTCGAGGGGTACGCCGCCGGATCGAGGAACTGCGGCGGTCCTCGGCGAGCCTCACCCTGTTCCTGGAGTACGTCCCGCACAACCTGCACGACTGGTTGGGCGATCGGATAGGTGCCGGTGGTGAGGCCGCCGAGCGGGCCTGTGCCATGGTGGAGGAGGAGTTGGAAGCCGGCGTGTCGTTCATGAACGACCACGGCCTGCTGCACTTCGACGCGCACTTCCAGAACATCCTGACCGACGGCCGACGTCTCTACTTCGCCGACTACGGCCTCTCCCTCGCGTCGGGCTTCGAACTCACCCGGAACGAGGCGGAGTTCTACGACCGGCACCGCACCTACGACCGGTGCTACGCCGTCACCCACCTGGTGAACTGGCTGGCCGTCGCGCTGTACGGGTACTCCCCGGAGGAGCGTCGGGAGTTCGTGCGCGCCTGCGCCCGGGGAGTGCTTCCGGCGGACCTTCCCGAGACGATCGCGGCGATCCTGGTGCGGCACGCGCCGGTCGCCGCGGTGATGGGGGAGTTCTACCACCGCTTCCGCCACGAGAGCCGGGCGACCCCGTACCCGCTGGAGGCACTCCGCCGGGCCCGGCACGGCGACGCGCGGGGCCCGGGGTCCGACGGGTGGGTCAGGGGCAGCTGA
- a CDS encoding DUF11 domain-containing protein, with amino-acid sequence MLTPHARPAWRRHGERSRRSFPARAGTVAAAVLALLLSFPGTAAAVPGDLDPTFGGDGRVLTNFADDDHANDVAVQPDGKIVSVGASADYSVTESHFALARHNPDGTPDTDFDGDGRVTTPINTMGPSLQWSEADAVTLQPDGKIVVVGMSWREYEDCCWFVVARYNADGTLDDTFSGDGRVFADIGGPTEALDVAIDAEDRIVAAGYSGGLVALARFDDQGAPDTSFGGDGVVTVDPTPNTQEAGGDARSLALQSDGKIVVGGEVGSTSFDFLLMRLNTDGTVDNGFGAAGVVRTDFGGYDGVRSLAIQPDGRIVAGGSSDARVALARYTTNGTLDTSFDGDGRVVTPGAFADDMLLQPDGRIVTAGGTNGDFAVLRHNPDGSQDSGFGTGGVATADFGGSDSARAVALHSGGRIVAAGGGGPNTDFALARFEGGGSVPPPPAGVDLAVTKSGPTTAAIGDRPTYTVRVTNNSTTTSATDVSLSDTLSGVPASVVSATTTSGTCATTTTGANCSLGTLAPGATTTVTIAAEPRTTGTLTDRATAGSTQTDPNTGNNTATATTTVNNTRGCTRVGTSGNDTLTGTFGNDVICALGGDDTVNAGSGNDTVHGGHGNDRVDGGNGNDTLNAGPGTDNLIGNYGTDNLNTVDNVSGNDTANGGPHTDTCTTDAGDTRVSCP; translated from the coding sequence CCGCCGGTCCTTCCCGGCCCGGGCCGGCACCGTCGCCGCCGCGGTCCTGGCACTCCTCCTGTCCTTCCCCGGCACCGCCGCGGCGGTGCCGGGCGATCTGGATCCCACCTTCGGCGGCGACGGGAGGGTGCTCACCAACTTCGCCGACGACGATCACGCCAACGACGTGGCGGTGCAGCCCGACGGAAAGATCGTGTCCGTCGGCGCCTCCGCCGACTACTCCGTGACGGAGAGCCACTTCGCCCTGGCCCGCCACAACCCCGACGGCACCCCGGACACGGACTTCGACGGCGACGGCAGGGTCACGACCCCGATCAACACCATGGGCCCCAGCCTCCAGTGGAGCGAGGCCGACGCCGTCACGCTGCAGCCCGACGGCAAGATCGTCGTGGTGGGCATGAGCTGGCGGGAGTACGAGGACTGCTGCTGGTTCGTGGTGGCCCGCTACAACGCCGACGGCACCCTGGACGACACCTTCAGCGGCGACGGCAGGGTCTTCGCCGACATCGGCGGCCCGACCGAGGCCCTCGACGTGGCGATCGACGCGGAGGACAGGATCGTGGCGGCCGGCTACAGCGGGGGCCTTGTGGCCCTGGCCCGCTTCGACGACCAGGGCGCCCCCGACACCTCGTTCGGCGGCGACGGAGTGGTGACCGTCGACCCGACGCCGAACACGCAGGAGGCGGGCGGCGACGCCCGCAGCCTGGCACTCCAGTCCGACGGGAAGATCGTCGTGGGAGGCGAGGTGGGATCGACCAGCTTCGACTTCCTGCTGATGCGCCTCAACACCGACGGCACCGTGGACAACGGCTTCGGCGCCGCCGGCGTCGTCCGCACCGACTTCGGCGGCTACGACGGCGTGCGGTCACTGGCGATCCAGCCCGACGGCAGGATCGTCGCCGGCGGCTCCAGCGACGCCCGGGTCGCCCTGGCCCGGTACACCACCAACGGCACGCTGGACACGAGCTTCGACGGGGACGGGCGGGTCGTCACGCCCGGCGCCTTCGCCGACGACATGCTGCTCCAGCCGGACGGACGGATCGTCACCGCCGGCGGGACGAACGGCGACTTCGCCGTGCTGCGCCACAACCCCGACGGCAGCCAGGACAGCGGCTTCGGCACCGGGGGCGTCGCGACCGCCGACTTCGGCGGCAGCGACAGCGCCCGCGCCGTGGCGCTCCACTCCGGTGGCCGGATCGTCGCCGCGGGCGGGGGCGGACCGAACACGGACTTCGCCCTGGCCCGCTTCGAGGGCGGCGGCAGCGTCCCGCCGCCACCTGCCGGCGTGGACCTGGCGGTGACGAAGTCCGGTCCCACCACGGCCGCCATCGGTGACCGACCCACCTACACCGTGCGGGTCACCAACAACAGCACCACGACCTCCGCGACCGACGTCTCCCTGTCCGACACGCTCAGCGGGGTCCCCGCCTCGGTCGTCTCGGCGACCACCACCTCGGGCACCTGCGCCACGACCACGACCGGCGCGAACTGTTCCCTGGGCACCCTCGCCCCCGGGGCCACGACCACGGTCACGATCGCCGCCGAACCCCGGACCACCGGCACCCTCACCGACCGGGCCACGGCCGGGTCCACCCAGACCGATCCGAACACCGGGAACAACACCGCCACCGCGACCACCACCGTCAACAACACCCGTGGCTGCACCCGCGTCGGCACCAGCGGCAACGACACCCTCACCGGCACCTTCGGCAACGACGTGATCTGCGCCCTCGGCGGCGACGACACCGTCAACGCGGGCTCCGGCAACGACACCGTCCACGGCGGCCACGGCAACGACCGCGTCGACGGCGGCAACGGCAACGACACCCTCAACGCGGGTCCCGGCACCGACAACCTGATCGGCAACTACGGAACCGACAACCTCAACACGGTCGACAACGTCTCCGGCAACGACACCGCCAACGGCGGCCCCCACACGGACACGTGCACCACGGACGCGGGCGACACCCGCGTCAGCTGCCCCTGA